TCCGATGGGGGTTGTCAGGGGGAGAGCAGGATCTCCCCCCTGACGTTAGCGAGCGTCGGGTTCACCCCGCGCGAGCGAATAGATTCCAAAAAACGACGAAGGATTTTCTCGCCGAGCCAAAAGGTGTCTGGCAGATTTCTGGCATGATGTTAATGCAAGAAACTGCCTGACACTGCTTTTGGCGTTCATTTGCAAACCAAAAGAAGTGCCAGACGCTTTCTGAAACAACAAACGTTCCAGAAAGTCGTCAGGCACCTTTTGGTTTGTTCTTCCAATTGACATGATCTGTTCTCATCTCTACGATGCGATTATGAAAATAATTTTTATATTTCTCTTTCTTTTTTTATTACCTCTTACGACGTTTGCCAAAAGTATTGAAAATTTTGACTCGAGAGACCTCGGAAAACTCCCGGTCGATTGGAGAACCTGGCCACTTCAGCGCAAGAAAGCAACGCGAGTGTACAAAGTAGTGCAGGAAGAGAAGAATCGTTTCCTGCGAGCAAAAGACAACCAAAACTTTTCAGTGCAAGTGCTTCGTCATTTTGAGTGGGATGTAAAAAAATATCCTGTTTTAAGTTGGAAATGGCGTGCGCAGGAACTCCCGAAAGGGGCGAAAGAATCAGATGATGGCCGCAATGACAGTGCCTGTGGCGTCTATGTTATCGTCGATCGCAATAAAGGACATGCGCTGAAATATGTGTGGAGCAGTTCCCTTCCAGAAAATACGGTTATCACTCGGAAAGAGGGGAAGTTGAAAATAAAAGTGTTAACGAGCGGTGAAAAAGAGAAAGGGAAATGGATTGAACATACGGTCAATGTCATCACTGATTACCAAAAACTTTTTGGAGTCCCTCTCAAGAAAAATCCGACGGGCATTGCACTTTTAACTGATGGCAATGCGACAAAGACTTCCGCTGCATGTGACTACGACGATTTTATTTTGAATTAAGTGCACTGCACTTCCTATGAAACTACTCACCATCACTGCCGATGGCTTCGACAGGGCAGGCTTCTTTGGCTTCTTGGCACTGGGAAAGTTCTTCGTCGGTTTCAGGTTGCTTCGCGACAAAGGAAAAACCACCCGATTCATTATGGACGAAGTTTTTAGGCGCGGTATCGCGACAGAGGTTACAGTCAATACACTGACTGTCGACATAAAATTTCCCAGCTTTATTATCAGGAAAACGATCGTTTTTATCTGCCATACTTCCTCCCGGCGTTGGAAGCCCTAACAGGCGAAGATGGCGGTTGTCAAGTAGGAGGAGCAGAGGGACACAAAGTCTTAAGAGGGCATCGATGACACTCAGGCTTTCGCGCCTTACAACAATAACGACCATGAAATAAAATAGTCGTACAAAAATCGGTCCAATCTTTTTCCGGAACAAGCGCCGCTAACTCGTGTTCCATTTTTACTGCGTTCTCTTGTTGCGAAAATCCGAGTCGCTTTGCAACCCGCAGCACATGCGTATCAACGACCATCGCAGGTTCCTTAAATCCATATCCACGGATCACATGTGCTGTTTTGCGGCCCACACCTGGGAGATATGTCAACTCTTCCATAGCATGCGGAACTTTTCCTGCGTGTTTTTCGACGAGCATGACACAGCAATGTTTAATCGATTTGGCTTTGTTTTTATAAAATCCCGTAGAGTGAATAAAACTCTCGAGTTCTGTGAGATCAGCTCTCGCAAACTCTTTTGCGGTTTTATATTTTTTAAAAAGCGCTGGTGTCACCATGTTCACGCGTTTGTCCGTACACTGCGCTGAGAGAATCGTTGCAATCAGAAGTTGCAACGTATCCTCATGCACAAGCTCGCACGTTGCATCAGCATAGGTTTGCTTGAGGATTGCTAAAACTTTCGCTGCTCTGGTTTTCACATGATTTGATTTCATATATAAACTTTATGAAAAAGTCTCTCGGAGGCGACCTCTATACCAAAGGACCCTCTGAAAAAAGCCGGATAATCCTCCGCTCGTCCTGAGCTTGTCGAAGGACGACATGAAAAATCAGGGAGTTCCGTGCTTACGCTTCGACAGGCTCAGCATGAGCGGTTACTTTTTCAGAGGTTCCCAAATTAACTTTTTGTTCGTACGGTGTCACTCCTGCGAAAGCAGGAATCCAGACACTTACCGGATTTTCTGGATCCCCGCCTTCGCGGGGATGACACCCTAAAAATCAATTCACTCTATCGTGAAAAATGTTTCAATAATTGCGCGACTGTCAAACAATTCACCACATCTTTTTTCTCAAACCAGGCCTTGCGGCCTATTCCAATACCATAGTCAACATTCGCAATTTGTTCAGGCCCATGCGCATCTGGAGAGAGAACAGTCTTCACCCCTTTTTCTTTCATCAGAGGTCCCCATCGCCAATCGATTTCAAAGCGTCGAGGATTACAATTGAGTTCAATCACTTTTCCATATTCTGCAGCACATGCAATCACCTCTGGAATATTGACCTGATACGGCTCGCGAGAAAGAAGCAAGCGCCCTGTCGGATGCGCAAGAATATTCACCAGTGGATGCGCGAGCGCCGTACAGATCCGCTTTGTCATTTCACTCTCACTCAGCGAAAAACGAGAATGGATCGAAGCAATGACGAATTCGAAAGAAGCAAGTACGTCATCATCATAATCAAGTGATCCATCAGCAAGAATATCGACTTCAATTCCTTTGAGAATGCGGATCCCTTTGAGTTTTGCATTGAGCTCATCAATTTCAGCAGACTGACGTCTCACATCAGCAATCTGCATCCCACCAGCATAATGCGCTGCTTTGCTGTGATCTGAAATCCCAATATAGGAAAGGCCGCAAGCCTTGGCGGCAAGCGCCATCTCTTCCAGCGTTCCACGACCGTCACTATACGTGGTGTGAACATGCAAACATCCTTTGAGATCGGCTCGCTCAATGAGTACGGGAAGCTCATGCTTTTCTGCGGCTTCTATTTCTCCCATCTCTTCACGAAGTTCAGGAGGAATAAAATCAAGCCCGAGTTTTTTATAAAGCACCTCTTCGTCTTTACAGGGAACGGGCACAGCCCGCTTTCCCTTCATGTGAAAAAGACCATATTCACTTATTTTCATGTCCCGATCTTTGGCTCGAGAGCGCAGAGCAACGTTATGCGCTTTTGATCCGGTGAAATGATGCCATGCAGAGGGAAATTCTTTTTCTGAAACGAAACGGACATCGACATTGATACCACGATGCAAGATTACCGAAACTTTGGTCGTTCCTTTATTGGTCACCTGATCTATTTGCGGAAGTTGAAGAAAAACTTTGATCACGTTTGGAATCGAGGCGCTCGAGACAACGATATCGATATCTTTTACGGTTTCTGTATGGCGCCGCAAACTCCCCGCAAGCTCTGCGCGCAGAACACCTGATATCTGTCGAAGATCGCTGAGAAGATGTTTGGCAACCTCATGAACGGTCGGGAAAAGATGTCGTCCTTCATACTTTCGACTTCGTTCAATGCTTTGAAAAATTTTCTCCTGCGATTTTTTTCCAAAGCCTTGCAGACTTTCTACTTTCCCTTCCTGACACGCTCGCTCCACCTCTTCAATAGAAGTCACTCCCAGTTTTTTCCAAAGAAGCTTCGCTTTTTTCGCCCCCATCCCGGGAATTTTGAGACATTCAAGGAGTCCTGCAGGAATTGTTTTTTTTAATTTTTCATATTCGGGAAACGTGTCGGTCTCCAAAAGATCCTGAACATGCGCCGCAATATTTTTCCCGATTCCTTTCACTTCGATCAATTGATTATTTTGAATCAGTTCTTCAAGATCCTCTGAGAGAGAATCAATACTTCGCGCTGCATTCTGATACGCACGCACTTTAAATGGATTTTCGCCGCTGATCTCTAAAAGATCGGCCATCTCTTCTAAAATATGTGCGATCTGATGTTTATTCATAACCGTCTATTTCCCCAAACTGTCATCGCATTTTCTCTCGGGGTACAGACGCTGCGGTTATGCTCCTCGCGTCTTCTGTTTCCATCGGCGCGATTTATCACATTGCATTGACGCGCCTCAGTCAAAGGCCCCCTGCGAGAAAATCCTCGCCAGTTTGGTCTCTCCTCTGTAGTCACTTATGATACGGCTCACCTTTCAAAATGGTATATGCACGATAGAGTTGCTCCAGAAGAACGACGTGCGCGAATTCATGCGGCAAGGTCATTTTCGAAAAACTGAGTAACGCATGCGCTTTACTCCGCAAGTTCTCACTGTGTCCCTGTGCATCACCAATAAAAAAACAGAGTCGCTTTGTAGCCTGCAATTGCTGTTTTTCCAAAAACGAAGAGAGTTCCAGAGAAGTCATCTGTTTTCCACGCTCATCACACACAATCAACATATCATGAGATTTTATTTTTGTGAGTGCTTCAGATTCATTCCGCACGGTGACCATTTCGATGCGTACATAATGTTGAAGGCGTTGCAAATAATCTGAAACTAACGCTTGAATTGGTTCGGATTTCAGCTTTCCTATGGTGAGAACACTTATATTCACAAACGTGGTGTAGCTTGACCATGTTGCTCGGTCAAGCTAGTGGCCCTGTATGCACTATGCTTCCATTGCGATTCCTGCTCGAGTTTTTCATCCGTTTCTCTATCGCATTCCTCAAAACATGACGCTCACTCCTGGGATGCGTGTTGTCGTCCCCTTTCGTAAACGATCGGTCATCGGCTTTGTTCTCGAACTCACGGATCAACTTCCCAAAACCATCAAAGAACAATCTCTCAAATCGGTGGAAACTCTTTTTGATGAAAAACCTGTACTTTCCCCAGCGCTTCTTGAACTCATGCAATGGATGGCGCGTTATTATTGCGCTCCCATCGGCGAAGTTTGTCGCACCATGCTCCCCAAACGACTGCTTGAGATTGCACCTGTTCTGAGTTCGGGAAGAGTCACTTCACCACATGAAATAGCGCATGAGATGCAGACAGAAACCATTCCGACTCTTACTGAGGAACAAGCACGCGCACTCGATTTCATTCTCAAGGAACAAAAGAAAGAGCGTCAGCTCCGCCAGCTCCCGATACTTCTGCATGGCATTACGGGAAGTGGAAAAACCGAAATCTATCTTCGTCTTATTCACGAACTTCAAACACAAGGTGGCGATACGATTCTTCTGGTACCCGAAATTGGACTTACGCCACAACTCGCTTTGCGTGTCGTTGAGCGATTTGGAGATCGTGTCGCAATTTATCATTCGGGACTGACAGATGCTCAGCGTTTTTCGCAGTGGAAACGAATGCAGAATGATGAGGTCGATGTGGTGGTGGGAACTCGTTCAGCACTTTTTGCTCCTCTTCCTCACCTTCAAGCCATTATCGTCGATGAAGAGCATGATAGTTCCTACAAACAAGAAGAGGGATTTCTCTATCATGCGCGTGATGTCGCCATTGTACGTGCTGCAAAAGAGAACATTCTGGTCATCTTGGGATCCGCAACTC
This region of Deltaproteobacteria bacterium RIFCSPHIGHO2_02_FULL_44_16 genomic DNA includes:
- a CDS encoding ferredoxin encodes the protein MADKNDRFPDNKAGKFYVDSQCIDCNLCRDTAPKNFVHNESGGFSFVAKQPETDEELSQCQEAKEACPVEAIGSDGE
- a CDS encoding endonuclease III — protein: MKSNHVKTRAAKVLAILKQTYADATCELVHEDTLQLLIATILSAQCTDKRVNMVTPALFKKYKTAKEFARADLTELESFIHSTGFYKNKAKSIKHCCVMLVEKHAGKVPHAMEELTYLPGVGRKTAHVIRGYGFKEPAMVVDTHVLRVAKRLGFSQQENAVKMEHELAALVPEKDWTDFCTTILFHGRYCCKARKPECHRCPLKTLCPSAPPT
- a CDS encoding histidinol-phosphatase — encoded protein: MNKHQIAHILEEMADLLEISGENPFKVRAYQNAARSIDSLSEDLEELIQNNQLIEVKGIGKNIAAHVQDLLETDTFPEYEKLKKTIPAGLLECLKIPGMGAKKAKLLWKKLGVTSIEEVERACQEGKVESLQGFGKKSQEKIFQSIERSRKYEGRHLFPTVHEVAKHLLSDLRQISGVLRAELAGSLRRHTETVKDIDIVVSSASIPNVIKVFLQLPQIDQVTNKGTTKVSVILHRGINVDVRFVSEKEFPSAWHHFTGSKAHNVALRSRAKDRDMKISEYGLFHMKGKRAVPVPCKDEEVLYKKLGLDFIPPELREEMGEIEAAEKHELPVLIERADLKGCLHVHTTYSDGRGTLEEMALAAKACGLSYIGISDHSKAAHYAGGMQIADVRRQSAEIDELNAKLKGIRILKGIEVDILADGSLDYDDDVLASFEFVIASIHSRFSLSESEMTKRICTALAHPLVNILAHPTGRLLLSREPYQVNIPEVIACAAEYGKVIELNCNPRRFEIDWRWGPLMKEKGVKTVLSPDAHGPEQIANVDYGIGIGRKAWFEKKDVVNCLTVAQLLKHFSR